One region of Coregonus clupeaformis isolate EN_2021a chromosome 31, ASM2061545v1, whole genome shotgun sequence genomic DNA includes:
- the LOC121547456 gene encoding myocardin-related transcription factor A-like isoform X2, with translation MIVAMAPGSAPSPQSEAVTNELQELTLQPASNDMPVRDRKNVLQLKLQQRRTREELVSQGIMPPLKSPAAFHEQRRSLERARTEDYLKRKIRSRPERSELVRMHILEETSAEPSLQAKQLQLKRARLADDLNDKISHRPGPIELLHKNILPVDLDCPLQHSLLDSPKGAGESSLDEDSSDAFSPDTLANHDSPLGPVSQLSPSDMLTQNGDMSPSQFFTQVPPPPPPLLLNGHDSLQAQKLTNGTATPVASRPASGQIKSKPSLERLPQRPKKAKDMKPKVKKLKYHQYIPPDQKADREPPPQLDSTYAKILHQQQLFLQLQILNQQQQHYNYHTILPAPPKPPAEQPPSTNPGPSPSRSVPLTTPAPSNQHGPNRQSQTPVGGAKPLTLPANLDDFKVAELKQELKLRGLTVSGTKMDLIERLRNYQEQNVGGGAGVIATVTSKPSLPTPQHASTQPAGFTIPAPPQTGTNTLTHQSGEAGGKIPTFSLAQSAAPAHVMRFGSTNSSPPVSPTPSERSLAVMSPDETSCNGDLFGEMVSSPLTQLSLHHSPASIKEENQDHLPTCSLSQSRLSPTAPQPATPPQEPLAVAAMEASPLDKNQLLQEKDKQIEELTRMLRQKQRLVETLRSQLEQGKQTGLREMERGEIEGVQGVVVNGYAQEAQTKTTPIKASTILHPSLTHGEMVRVKKEVETQEEMEGVDETQPKGQPQPTQCSQQTLLKLQQIHRIQVQQQTQQLFQTQQQQQKQQQQSQLLQQQKQQQLLQTQQQQQQQQQQPTQQQSQQLQQQKQQQQTQQMQQQKTSAQLLIQQQQQLQQMIIQQTQQKQLQLQHKQLQAQQRKQQRQAQRQQQNKQLSQTVTTQQVTPVFIGQQNGTQVPAQTFSLDLLKSGTTPTLVTDGNGNHYLIALTNHNAEGQNGVTSLGKTSVSQRITLQRLQSTPSKLPSQSPAEIFSPDTQSKQQLQPGPVNQPIKKEQKAGLHLETNGMTNGVPEPSQSVSAPPNLHPFFDEASNSSESQSTAPPFLKKEVCPTFDRHTLFTPRSPKQTCFSSTQRLRENGLSSQQMDDLFDILLKSGEISGLRANPDPSLSHLHSNPPTPPLSPLHLSPPTPPPEHSLPSQQPSPSPCIGSGRLEDFLESTTGTPLLGVEPDGGLTLIDDLHSQMLSTSSILDHPPSPMDMDTSDLGFSPHPAGLDFEDPALDSMDWLDISMGGGGGMSLAPLGPHTPPSVFSADFLDSSDLTLHWDSCL, from the exons TCCTCCAGCTCAAACTTCAGCAGAGACGCACCCGGGAGGAACTGGTCAGCCAAGGGATCATGCCAC CACTGAAGAGTCCGGCAGCCTTCCACGAGCAGCGGAGGAGTCTGGAGAGAGCCAGG aCTGAGGACTATCTGAAGAGGAAGATCAGGAGTCGTCCTGAGCGCTCAGAGCTGGTCAGGATGCACATACTGGAGG AGACGTCAGCAGAGCCGTCTCTGCAGGCCAAGCAGCTGCAGCTGAAGAGGGCCAGGCTGGCTGATGACCTCAATGATAAGATCTCCCACAGACCTGGTCCTATAGAGCTCCTCCACAAGAACATCCTGCCTGTAGACCTGGACTGTCctctgcaacactcactactgg ATTCTCCAAAGGGTGCAGGAGAATCCTCATTGGACGAGGACAGTAGTGATGCGTTTTCTCCGGACACTCTAGCCAATCACGACTCTCCACTGGGTCCTGTCTCCCAGCTGTCCCCCTCTGACATGCTCACTCAGAATGGGGACATGTCCCCCTCACAG TTCTTTACCCaggtccctcctccccctcctccactgtTGCTGAATGGCCATGACTCCTTGCAAGCACAGAAGCTGACCAATGGGACAGCGACGCCAGTTGCTTCCCGCCCTGCCAGTGGTCAAATCAAG TCCAAGCCCAGCTTGGAGCGCCTCCCCCAGAGGCCTAAGAAGGCCAAAGACATGAAGCCCAAGGTGAAGAAGCTGAAGTACCACCAGTACATCCCTCCGGACCAGAAGGCTGACCGGGAGCCTCCCCCTCAGCTGGACTCCACCTACGCCAAGATCCTCCACCAGCAGCAGCTCTTCCTCCAGCTGCAGATCCTCAACCAACAACAGCAGCACTACAACTACCACACCATCCTTCCTGCACCACCCAA accacctGCAGAGCAGCCACCTTCAACCAACCCCGGGCCCTCCCCTTCGCGCAGTGTTCCCCTGACGACCCCGGCCCCTTCCAATCAGCATGGGCCAAATCGTCAGAGCCAAACCCCTGTGGGAGGGGCCAAACCTTTGACGCTACCAGCCAACCTGGATGACTTCAAA GTTGCTGAGCTGAAACAGGAGCTGAAACTGCGGGGTCTGACTGTGTCTGGAACCAAGATGGACCTGATCGAGAGGCTGAGGAACTACCAGGAACAGAATGTTGGAGGTGGAGCTGGTGTTATTGCGACTGTAACCTCTAAACCCAGCCTACCAACCCCACAGCATGCCTCAACCCAACCTGCTGGGTTCACCATCCCTGCCCCCCCCCAGACCGGGACCAATACCCTCACCCACCAATCAGGAGAGGCAGGCGGGAAGATACCCACTTTCTCATTGGCTCAGAGTGCTGCTCCGGCCCATGTTATGAGGTTTGGCAGTACGAACTCCTCCCCTCCTGTGTCTCCCACCCCGTCAGAACGGTCACTGGCGGTAATGAGCCCCGACGAGACCAGCTGTAATGGAGACTTATTCGGGGAGATGGTGAGTTCTCCCCTGACCCAGCTCAGCCTGCACCACTCCCCAGCCTCCATCAAAGAGGAGAACCAGGATCACTTACCCACCTGCAGCCTCTCCCAGTCCCGGCTTTCGCCCACCGCGCCTCAGCCTGCCACCCCACCTCAGGAGCCCCTGGCTGTGGCAGCCATGGAGGCCTCCCCCTTGGACAAGAACCAGTTGCTCCAGGAGAAGGACAAGCAGATCGAGGAGCTGACACGCATGCTGAGGCAGAAACAGAGGCTGGTGGAGACCCTGCGCTCCCAACTGGAGCAGGGGAAACAGACAGgattgagagagatggagagaggagagatagagggagtacAGGGTGTGGTGGTGAATGGTTATGCCCAGGAGGCCCAAACCAAAACCACCCCCATCAAAGCCTCAaccatcctccatccctctctcacccaCGGAGAGATGGTGAGGGTCAAGAAGGAGGTAGAGACGCAAGAAGAGATGGAAGGAGTGGACGAAACTCAGCCTAAGGGACAGCCTCAGCCGACACAGTGCTCTCAGCAGACTCTTCTCAAACTGCAGCAGATCCACCGGATACAGGTTCAACAACAGACACAACAACTATTTCagacacaacaacaacagcagaaaCAACAACAGCAGTCCCAACTGCTCCAGCAACAAAAACAGCAGCAACTACTacagacacaacaacaacaacaacaacaacaacaacaaccgacacaacagcagtcccaacagctCCAGCAACAAAAACAGCAACAACAGACACAGCAGATGCAGCAGCAGAAGACATCAGCCCAGTTGTTAATCCAGCAACAGCAGCAGTTGCAGCAGATGATCATCCAGCAGACCCAGCAGAAACAGCTCCAGCTGCAACACAAACAGCTGCAGGCCCAGCAGAGGAAGCAGCAGAGACAGGCCCAGAGACAGCAGCAGAACAAACAACTGAGTCAGACTGTCACCACACAACAG GTTACTCCAGTCTTCATCGGCCAACAGAATGGCACCCAGGTCCCCGCCCAGACCTTTTCATTGGACCTCCTCAAGTCGGGCACCACGCCCACACTTGTCACCGACGGCAACGGCAACCACTACCTGATAGCACTGACCAATCACAATGCAGAGGGCCAGAATGGCGTGACCTCATTGGGCAAAACCAGTGTATCACAACGCATCACACTGCAG CGATTGCAGTCAACTCCAAGCAAACTCCCCAGCCAATCGCCAGCTGAGATATTCAGCCCCGACACCCAATCAAAACAACAGTTACAACCAGGCCCTGTCAACCAGCCTATCAAAAAG GAACAGAAGGCGGGTCTACATCTGGAGACCAATGGCATGACCAATGGAGTGCCAGAGCCGAGTCAGTCCGTCTCTGCTCCGCCCAATCTCCATCCTTTCTTTGACGAGGCGTCCAACTCGTCTGAAAGCCAAAGCACCGCTCCCCCCTTCCTCAAG AAAGAAGTGTGTCCGACTTTTGACCGGCACACTTTGTTCACCCCTCGCTCTCCTaaacagacctgtttctcctccACTCAACGCCTCAGA GAGAACGGCCTGAGCAGTCAACAGATGGACGACCTGTTTGACATCCTCTTGAAGAGTGGAG AAATCTCTGGATTACGAGCAAACCCAGACCCTTCCCTGTCCCACCTCCACtccaacccccccacccctcccttgTCCCCTCTCCACCTGtcgccccccaccccccctccggAGCACTCCCTGCCCTCCCAGCAGCCCTCGCCATCGCCCTGCATAGGAAGTGGTCGTCTGGAGGATTTCCTGGAGAGCACCACAGGCACGCCCCTCTTGGGGGTGGAGCCTGACGGTGGCCTGACTTTAATTGACGACCTCCACAGCCAAATGCTGAGCACCTCCAGCATCCTGGACCATCCCCCCTCCCCGATGGACATGGACACCAGTGACCTGGGCTTCTCCCCCCACCCAGCAGGGCTTGACTTTGAGGACCCAGCCCTGGACAGCATGGACTGGCTGGACATCTCCatgggaggtggaggggggatgAGTCTCGCCCCTCTGGGCCCCCACACGCCCCCCAGTGTGTTCTCAGCAGACTTTCTGGACAGCTCGGACCTCACTCTGCACTGGGACTCCTGTTTGTAG
- the LOC121547456 gene encoding myocardin-related transcription factor A-like isoform X5, translating into MPPLKSPAAFHEQRRSLERARTEDYLKRKIRSRPERSELVRMHILEETSAEPSLQAKQLQLKRARLADDLNDKISHRPGPIELLHKNILPVDLDCPLQHSLLDSPKGAGESSLDEDSSDAFSPDTLANHDSPLGPVSQLSPSDMLTQNGDMSPSQFFTQVPPPPPPLLLNGHDSLQAQKLTNGTATPVASRPASGQIKSKPSLERLPQRPKKAKDMKPKVKKLKYHQYIPPDQKADREPPPQLDSTYAKILHQQQLFLQLQILNQQQQHYNYHTILPAPPKPPAEQPPSTNPGPSPSRSVPLTTPAPSNQHGPNRQSQTPVGGAKPLTLPANLDDFKVAELKQELKLRGLTVSGTKMDLIERLRNYQEQNVGGGAGVIATVTSKPSLPTPQHASTQPAGFTIPAPPQTGTNTLTHQSGEAGGKIPTFSLAQSAAPAHVMRFGSTNSSPPVSPTPSERSLAVMSPDETSCNGDLFGEMVSSPLTQLSLHHSPASIKEENQDHLPTCSLSQSRLSPTAPQPATPPQEPLAVAAMEASPLDKNQLLQEKDKQIEELTRMLRQKQRLVETLRSQLEQGKQTGLREMERGEIEGVQGVVVNGYAQEAQTKTTPIKASTILHPSLTHGEMVRVKKEVETQEEMEGVDETQPKGQPQPTQCSQQTLLKLQQIHRIQVQQQTQQLFQTQQQQQKQQQQSQLLQQQKQQQLLQTQQQQQQQQQQPTQQQSQQLQQQKQQQQTQQMQQQKTSAQLLIQQQQQLQQMIIQQTQQKQLQLQHKQLQAQQRKQQRQAQRQQQNKQLSQTVTTQQVTPVFIGQQNGTQVPAQTFSLDLLKSGTTPTLVTDGNGNHYLIALTNHNAEGQNGVTSLGKTSVSQRITLQRLQSTPSKLPSQSPAEIFSPDTQSKQQLQPGPVNQPIKKEQKAGLHLETNGMTNGVPEPSQSVSAPPNLHPFFDEASNSSESQSTAPPFLKKEVCPTFDRHTLFTPRSPKQTCFSSTQRLRENGLSSQQMDDLFDILLKSGEISGLRANPDPSLSHLHSNPPTPPLSPLHLSPPTPPPEHSLPSQQPSPSPCIGSGRLEDFLESTTGTPLLGVEPDGGLTLIDDLHSQMLSTSSILDHPPSPMDMDTSDLGFSPHPAGLDFEDPALDSMDWLDISMGGGGGMSLAPLGPHTPPSVFSADFLDSSDLTLHWDSCL; encoded by the exons ATGCCAC CACTGAAGAGTCCGGCAGCCTTCCACGAGCAGCGGAGGAGTCTGGAGAGAGCCAGG aCTGAGGACTATCTGAAGAGGAAGATCAGGAGTCGTCCTGAGCGCTCAGAGCTGGTCAGGATGCACATACTGGAGG AGACGTCAGCAGAGCCGTCTCTGCAGGCCAAGCAGCTGCAGCTGAAGAGGGCCAGGCTGGCTGATGACCTCAATGATAAGATCTCCCACAGACCTGGTCCTATAGAGCTCCTCCACAAGAACATCCTGCCTGTAGACCTGGACTGTCctctgcaacactcactactgg ATTCTCCAAAGGGTGCAGGAGAATCCTCATTGGACGAGGACAGTAGTGATGCGTTTTCTCCGGACACTCTAGCCAATCACGACTCTCCACTGGGTCCTGTCTCCCAGCTGTCCCCCTCTGACATGCTCACTCAGAATGGGGACATGTCCCCCTCACAG TTCTTTACCCaggtccctcctccccctcctccactgtTGCTGAATGGCCATGACTCCTTGCAAGCACAGAAGCTGACCAATGGGACAGCGACGCCAGTTGCTTCCCGCCCTGCCAGTGGTCAAATCAAG TCCAAGCCCAGCTTGGAGCGCCTCCCCCAGAGGCCTAAGAAGGCCAAAGACATGAAGCCCAAGGTGAAGAAGCTGAAGTACCACCAGTACATCCCTCCGGACCAGAAGGCTGACCGGGAGCCTCCCCCTCAGCTGGACTCCACCTACGCCAAGATCCTCCACCAGCAGCAGCTCTTCCTCCAGCTGCAGATCCTCAACCAACAACAGCAGCACTACAACTACCACACCATCCTTCCTGCACCACCCAA accacctGCAGAGCAGCCACCTTCAACCAACCCCGGGCCCTCCCCTTCGCGCAGTGTTCCCCTGACGACCCCGGCCCCTTCCAATCAGCATGGGCCAAATCGTCAGAGCCAAACCCCTGTGGGAGGGGCCAAACCTTTGACGCTACCAGCCAACCTGGATGACTTCAAA GTTGCTGAGCTGAAACAGGAGCTGAAACTGCGGGGTCTGACTGTGTCTGGAACCAAGATGGACCTGATCGAGAGGCTGAGGAACTACCAGGAACAGAATGTTGGAGGTGGAGCTGGTGTTATTGCGACTGTAACCTCTAAACCCAGCCTACCAACCCCACAGCATGCCTCAACCCAACCTGCTGGGTTCACCATCCCTGCCCCCCCCCAGACCGGGACCAATACCCTCACCCACCAATCAGGAGAGGCAGGCGGGAAGATACCCACTTTCTCATTGGCTCAGAGTGCTGCTCCGGCCCATGTTATGAGGTTTGGCAGTACGAACTCCTCCCCTCCTGTGTCTCCCACCCCGTCAGAACGGTCACTGGCGGTAATGAGCCCCGACGAGACCAGCTGTAATGGAGACTTATTCGGGGAGATGGTGAGTTCTCCCCTGACCCAGCTCAGCCTGCACCACTCCCCAGCCTCCATCAAAGAGGAGAACCAGGATCACTTACCCACCTGCAGCCTCTCCCAGTCCCGGCTTTCGCCCACCGCGCCTCAGCCTGCCACCCCACCTCAGGAGCCCCTGGCTGTGGCAGCCATGGAGGCCTCCCCCTTGGACAAGAACCAGTTGCTCCAGGAGAAGGACAAGCAGATCGAGGAGCTGACACGCATGCTGAGGCAGAAACAGAGGCTGGTGGAGACCCTGCGCTCCCAACTGGAGCAGGGGAAACAGACAGgattgagagagatggagagaggagagatagagggagtacAGGGTGTGGTGGTGAATGGTTATGCCCAGGAGGCCCAAACCAAAACCACCCCCATCAAAGCCTCAaccatcctccatccctctctcacccaCGGAGAGATGGTGAGGGTCAAGAAGGAGGTAGAGACGCAAGAAGAGATGGAAGGAGTGGACGAAACTCAGCCTAAGGGACAGCCTCAGCCGACACAGTGCTCTCAGCAGACTCTTCTCAAACTGCAGCAGATCCACCGGATACAGGTTCAACAACAGACACAACAACTATTTCagacacaacaacaacagcagaaaCAACAACAGCAGTCCCAACTGCTCCAGCAACAAAAACAGCAGCAACTACTacagacacaacaacaacaacaacaacaacaacaacaaccgacacaacagcagtcccaacagctCCAGCAACAAAAACAGCAACAACAGACACAGCAGATGCAGCAGCAGAAGACATCAGCCCAGTTGTTAATCCAGCAACAGCAGCAGTTGCAGCAGATGATCATCCAGCAGACCCAGCAGAAACAGCTCCAGCTGCAACACAAACAGCTGCAGGCCCAGCAGAGGAAGCAGCAGAGACAGGCCCAGAGACAGCAGCAGAACAAACAACTGAGTCAGACTGTCACCACACAACAG GTTACTCCAGTCTTCATCGGCCAACAGAATGGCACCCAGGTCCCCGCCCAGACCTTTTCATTGGACCTCCTCAAGTCGGGCACCACGCCCACACTTGTCACCGACGGCAACGGCAACCACTACCTGATAGCACTGACCAATCACAATGCAGAGGGCCAGAATGGCGTGACCTCATTGGGCAAAACCAGTGTATCACAACGCATCACACTGCAG CGATTGCAGTCAACTCCAAGCAAACTCCCCAGCCAATCGCCAGCTGAGATATTCAGCCCCGACACCCAATCAAAACAACAGTTACAACCAGGCCCTGTCAACCAGCCTATCAAAAAG GAACAGAAGGCGGGTCTACATCTGGAGACCAATGGCATGACCAATGGAGTGCCAGAGCCGAGTCAGTCCGTCTCTGCTCCGCCCAATCTCCATCCTTTCTTTGACGAGGCGTCCAACTCGTCTGAAAGCCAAAGCACCGCTCCCCCCTTCCTCAAG AAAGAAGTGTGTCCGACTTTTGACCGGCACACTTTGTTCACCCCTCGCTCTCCTaaacagacctgtttctcctccACTCAACGCCTCAGA GAGAACGGCCTGAGCAGTCAACAGATGGACGACCTGTTTGACATCCTCTTGAAGAGTGGAG AAATCTCTGGATTACGAGCAAACCCAGACCCTTCCCTGTCCCACCTCCACtccaacccccccacccctcccttgTCCCCTCTCCACCTGtcgccccccaccccccctccggAGCACTCCCTGCCCTCCCAGCAGCCCTCGCCATCGCCCTGCATAGGAAGTGGTCGTCTGGAGGATTTCCTGGAGAGCACCACAGGCACGCCCCTCTTGGGGGTGGAGCCTGACGGTGGCCTGACTTTAATTGACGACCTCCACAGCCAAATGCTGAGCACCTCCAGCATCCTGGACCATCCCCCCTCCCCGATGGACATGGACACCAGTGACCTGGGCTTCTCCCCCCACCCAGCAGGGCTTGACTTTGAGGACCCAGCCCTGGACAGCATGGACTGGCTGGACATCTCCatgggaggtggaggggggatgAGTCTCGCCCCTCTGGGCCCCCACACGCCCCCCAGTGTGTTCTCAGCAGACTTTCTGGACAGCTCGGACCTCACTCTGCACTGGGACTCCTGTTTGTAG